A window of Campylobacter ureolyticus contains these coding sequences:
- a CDS encoding DNA-binding transcriptional response regulator, producing the protein MNILIVENEAYLAQSIANKLTSLGHNCEILTKIKDILNTSKKDAILLSTSIFGEEIYEIIKKFKNSIIILLIPYISNDTVSRPIKAGANDYIQKPFMVEELIRKINHFEEFNKLKIINNSFMKYFEKSFASVKIPEFNFESLKFPLFIETNSKKMADKFVYEYSKWVKKSVKTIFLDEIDVLEKLENESFNVPIYLLNAHLFKNRSKLFKLVENKQVIINGLNIENEGNFETLTLITDEKPNLSKGEILTIDEYFAYIIKENQDVFSDTDLAKKLGISRKSLWEKRKKYGIQKQK; encoded by the coding sequence TTGAATATTTTAATAGTAGAAAATGAGGCGTACCTAGCTCAAAGTATTGCAAATAAGCTTACTTCTTTGGGGCATAATTGTGAGATTTTAACCAAAATAAAAGATATATTAAATACTTCAAAAAAAGATGCAATTCTTTTATCAACAAGTATTTTTGGTGAAGAAATATATGAAATAATTAAAAAATTTAAAAACTCCATTATAATTTTGCTAATCCCATATATCAGCAATGATACAGTATCTCGCCCGATAAAAGCAGGAGCAAATGATTATATCCAAAAACCATTTATGGTAGAAGAACTAATAAGAAAAATAAATCATTTTGAAGAATTTAATAAATTAAAAATTATAAATAACTCTTTTATGAAATATTTTGAAAAAAGTTTTGCCTCTGTAAAAATACCTGAGTTTAACTTTGAATCTTTAAAATTTCCACTTTTTATAGAAACAAATTCAAAAAAAATGGCAGATAAATTTGTTTATGAATACTCAAAATGGGTAAAAAAATCTGTTAAGACTATATTTTTAGATGAAATAGATGTGCTTGAAAAACTAGAAAATGAAAGTTTTAATGTGCCTATTTATCTACTAAATGCTCATCTTTTTAAAAACAGATCCAAGCTTTTTAAACTAGTAGAAAACAAACAAGTTATAATAAATGGCCTAAATATCGAAAATGAAGGAAATTTTGAAACATTAACTTTAATAACTGATGAAAAACCAAATCTTTCTAAAGGTGAAATTTTAACAATCGATGAGTATTTCGCATATATAATAAAAGAAAATCAAGATGTTTTTTCAGATACTGACCTAGCAAAAAAACTTGGAATTTCAAGGAAATCTTTATGGGAGAAAAGAAAAAAATATGGCATCCAAAAACAAAAATAA
- a CDS encoding Mrp/NBP35 family ATP-binding protein: MNKNEVLEKLKSVIYPGFKKSIVEFGFVKNIEIGDRIFIEVEIVSSKPEVAQKLKKDISDIIPNSEILIKQPQIQKEKSNTISGKNIAPQIKHFVMVSSGKGGVGKSTTTVNLAISMAKLGFKVGVLDADIYGPNIPRMLGCDKVKPVVVGNMLKPILTHGVQMMSMGILIESGQGLMWRGAMIMKAIEQLLRDVSWDELDVLFIDMPPGTGDAQITLAQSVPVTAGVCVTTPQVVAMDDTARSLDMFEKLHIPIAGVIENMSGFICPDNGKEYDIFGKSGSSELVKKYNTEILGEIPIEIAIREGGDSGKPVSFYEPNSISAKRYEKAASRLWGIMQNIDKENLAGNEAIQPRTDGKANCH, translated from the coding sequence ATGAATAAAAATGAAGTTTTAGAAAAACTTAAAAGTGTTATTTATCCAGGCTTTAAAAAAAGTATTGTTGAGTTTGGATTTGTGAAAAATATTGAGATTGGAGATAGAATTTTTATAGAAGTTGAGATAGTTTCAAGCAAACCTGAAGTTGCTCAAAAGTTAAAAAAAGATATCTCAGACATAATTCCAAATAGTGAAATTTTAATCAAACAGCCACAAATTCAAAAAGAAAAAAGCAATACAATAAGTGGTAAAAATATCGCTCCTCAAATTAAACATTTTGTTATGGTAAGTAGTGGAAAAGGCGGTGTTGGAAAAAGCACAACAACTGTAAATTTAGCTATTTCTATGGCAAAACTAGGTTTTAAGGTTGGTGTTTTAGATGCTGATATTTATGGACCAAATATTCCTAGAATGCTTGGATGTGATAAAGTAAAGCCTGTTGTTGTTGGAAATATGTTAAAGCCTATCTTAACTCATGGCGTGCAGATGATGAGTATGGGAATTTTAATTGAAAGTGGTCAAGGGCTTATGTGGAGAGGTGCGATGATAATGAAAGCAATAGAACAGCTTTTAAGAGATGTTTCTTGGGATGAGCTTGACGTGCTTTTTATCGACATGCCACCAGGAACTGGAGATGCACAAATAACTCTTGCACAAAGTGTTCCAGTAACTGCTGGAGTCTGTGTTACAACACCACAAGTTGTAGCTATGGATGATACTGCAAGAAGTCTTGATATGTTTGAAAAACTTCATATTCCAATTGCTGGAGTTATCGAAAATATGAGTGGATTTATCTGCCCTGATAATGGCAAAGAATATGATATTTTTGGTAAAAGTGGAAGTAGTGAACTTGTAAAAAAATACAATACTGAAATTTTAGGTGAAATTCCAATAGAAATTGCCATTAGAGAAGGCGGAGATAGTGGAAAGCCAGTAAGCTTTTATGAGCCAAATAGCATAAGTGCTAAAAGATATGAAAAAGCAGCTTCTAGACTTTGGGGGATAATGCAAAATATAGATAAAGAAAACTTAGCTGGAAATGAGGCAATTCAGCCACGAACTGACGGCAAGGCAAATTGTCATTAA
- a CDS encoding bifunctional 2-C-methyl-D-erythritol 4-phosphate cytidylyltransferase/2-C-methyl-D-erythritol 2,4-cyclodiphosphate synthase encodes MKDITFILLAAGNSTRFGLEVKKQWIRVGDTPLWQFVANKFKPYFKDIIIVSNANDLEYMRSFDDGFKFVAGGSQREISLKNALSLVDTKWVLVSDAARAGISFEMIERLILNKDKFDCVSPYLEVVDTAYLGDDLINRHDIKLIQTPQVSRTSLLKKALMSGENDEKFSDAKFSDDSSAVKSVGGKLGFVKGDEKAFKITFKSDLKKALNEYKILKPPSKDFFVGNGFDTHKFTNGNGIMICGIKVPCEYDFIAHSDGDVALHALSDALLGTCGLGDIGELYPDNDEKFKDISSVILLKDILKKIKSYGYEVVNADITIIAQSPKLGSFKKDMQKKVSEILGINRVNIKATTTEKLGFIGRSEGVSVMASVMVKYFDWTKA; translated from the coding sequence TTGAAAGATATTACCTTTATACTTTTGGCAGCTGGAAACTCAACTCGCTTTGGCTTAGAGGTTAAAAAGCAATGGATTAGAGTTGGAGATACTCCACTTTGGCAGTTCGTAGCAAATAAATTTAAGCCCTATTTTAAGGATATTATCATCGTATCAAATGCCAATGACTTAGAATATATGAGAAGTTTTGATGATGGTTTTAAATTTGTAGCTGGTGGGAGCCAAAGAGAGATTTCGCTTAAAAATGCTTTAAGCTTAGTTGATACTAAGTGGGTTTTGGTAAGTGATGCAGCAAGGGCTGGGATTAGCTTTGAGATGATAGAAAGACTTATTTTAAACAAAGATAAATTTGACTGTGTAAGCCCTTATTTAGAAGTTGTTGATACGGCTTATTTGGGTGATGATTTAATAAACAGACACGATATAAAACTTATCCAAACACCGCAAGTTAGCCGAACCAGTTTATTAAAAAAAGCCTTGATGAGTGGCGAAAATGATGAAAAATTTAGTGATGCAAAATTCAGTGATGATAGTTCAGCTGTTAAAAGTGTAGGTGGAAAACTAGGCTTTGTAAAAGGCGATGAAAAGGCTTTTAAGATCACTTTTAAAAGTGATTTAAAAAAAGCTTTAAATGAGTATAAAATTTTAAAACCGCCTTCAAAAGATTTTTTTGTGGGAAATGGCTTTGATACACATAAATTTACAAATGGAAATGGGATAATGATTTGTGGCATAAAAGTGCCTTGTGAGTATGATTTTATCGCTCATAGTGACGGGGATGTGGCACTTCATGCGCTATCTGATGCCTTGCTTGGAACATGTGGGCTTGGAGATATCGGAGAACTTTATCCTGATAATGATGAAAAATTTAAAGATATTAGTTCAGTTATTTTACTAAAAGATATACTTAAAAAGATAAAAAGCTATGGATATGAAGTAGTAAATGCAGATATCACAATCATAGCCCAAAGTCCAAAACTTGGATCTTTTAAAAAAGATATGCAAAAAAAAGTGAGTGAAATTTTAGGTATAAATAGAGTAAATATAAAAGCTACAACAACAGAAAAACTTGGATTTATTGGAAGAAGTGAGGGAGTTAGTGTAATGGCAAGTGTTATGGTTAAATATTTTGATTGGACAAAAGCTTGA
- a CDS encoding phosphatidylglycerophosphatase A family protein: protein MNKLFLTFFYSGLLRPAPGTWGSFFGLILGVLIAYFLGITTLFLLAILISLIAIKEVNVYEANGGEHDNSSIVIDEVIGIWITLSMGLAINLENGGMSYLVVLLSFVYFRLFDIYKPSLIGKIDREVKGGYGVVLDDVLAGFFAGLLTLMSIGAMMKFGFEKFIF from the coding sequence ATGAATAAACTTTTTTTAACATTTTTTTATAGTGGACTTTTAAGACCTGCCCCTGGAACTTGGGGGAGTTTTTTTGGTCTTATTTTAGGAGTTTTAATAGCCTATTTTTTAGGAATTACAACTCTTTTTTTACTTGCAATTTTAATAAGCTTAATTGCCATAAAAGAGGTAAATGTATATGAAGCAAATGGCGGAGAGCATGATAATTCAAGCATAGTTATAGATGAAGTCATAGGAATTTGGATAACTTTAAGTATGGGACTTGCTATAAATTTAGAAAATGGCGGGATGAGTTATTTAGTTGTGCTTTTGTCATTTGTTTATTTTAGACTTTTTGATATCTACAAACCATCTTTAATTGGTAAGATTGACAGAGAAGTAAAAGGTGGGTATGGCGTTGTTTTAGATGATGTGTTGGCTGGATTTTTTGCAGGGCTTTTAACTTTAATGAGTATTGGAGCTATGATGAAATTTGGCTTTGAAAAATTTATATTTTAA
- a CDS encoding 23S rRNA (pseudouridine(1915)-N(3))-methyltransferase RlmH, with amino-acid sequence MEILVYSISKEKIEFYSEINEYIKMSKKYANIKDKVLFNNQIAKAQSSSKDMALKAYDETYEPLIEGFCVGLDEGGKMLDSVEFSKLFLAKNKVSFFIGGAYGLSNNFKSKMDKIISLSKMTFAHKIAKLVLYEQIFRGLCINANHPYHK; translated from the coding sequence TTGGAAATTTTAGTTTATTCAATCTCAAAAGAAAAAATTGAGTTTTATTCTGAGATTAATGAATATATTAAGATGTCTAAAAAATATGCCAACATCAAGGATAAAGTTCTTTTTAATAATCAAATAGCAAAAGCTCAATCAAGCTCAAAAGATATGGCTTTAAAAGCTTATGATGAGACTTATGAGCCTTTAATAGAAGGCTTTTGCGTTGGACTTGATGAAGGCGGAAAAATGCTTGATAGTGTTGAGTTTAGTAAACTTTTTTTAGCCAAAAATAAAGTTTCGTTTTTTATAGGTGGGGCTTATGGTTTAAGCAATAATTTTAAATCCAAAATGGATAAAATCATAAGTCTTAGCAAAATGACATTTGCACATAAGATAGCAAAACTTGTTTTATATGAACAAATTTTTAGGGGACTTTGCATAAATGCAAACCACCCATATCATAAATAA
- the uvrB gene encoding excinuclease ABC subunit UvrB → MKNFELISKFSPSNDQQKAIDDIVNSILKGNKYQTLLGVTGSGKTFTMANIIKNLNIPTLIMTHNKSLAAQLYSEFKGFFSKNKVEYFISYYDYYQPEAYIPRQDLFIEKDSSINDELERLRLSTTANLLSFDDVITVASVSANYGLGNPAEYQGMVMFLKNGFKISQKDMLIKLVEMGYTRNDNFFDRGNFRVNGDVIDIYPAYFNDEAVRIEFFGDEIDEIYHFDFLENKRTKTINKFILYPASQFIVGQNRLKEAIKGIEIELDERLKFFKDTGKLVEAQRLKQRVEFDLEMLRATGSTKGVENYSRYITGMKPGGTPYSMFDYYEIKNKDYLVIVDESHVSLPQFRGMYAGDKSRKDTLVEYGFRLPSALDNRPLKFEEFINKKGKFLFVSATPNDLEIELSKGKVFYQILRPTGLLDPEIILKDSDNQVEILYDMAKDVIAKNERVLVTVLTKKMAEELTKYYLELGIKVKYMHSDIDAIQRNELIRGLRQGKFDMLIGINLLREGLDLPEVSLIAIMDADKEGFLRSRTSLIQTMGRAARNVNGKVVMFYKKITNSMKEAIDITTQRRKYQDEYNKKNGITPHSATRNLEDSLKIEDEAEILRASKNLEKMPASERAKIIKELRKQMLEAASNLEFEKAASLRDEIAKMKEI, encoded by the coding sequence TTGAAAAATTTTGAATTAATTAGCAAATTTAGTCCAAGCAACGATCAGCAAAAAGCAATTGATGACATTGTAAATTCTATTTTAAAAGGAAATAAATATCAAACATTACTAGGCGTTACAGGAAGTGGTAAGACATTCACAATGGCAAATATTATTAAAAATTTAAATATTCCAACTTTAATAATGACGCACAATAAAAGTCTTGCAGCTCAATTATATAGTGAATTTAAGGGTTTTTTTTCAAAAAACAAAGTTGAATATTTTATAAGTTACTATGATTATTATCAGCCAGAAGCATACATTCCAAGGCAAGATTTATTTATAGAAAAAGACAGCTCTATAAATGATGAGTTAGAGCGACTTAGACTTAGTACAACTGCGAATTTATTAAGCTTTGATGATGTTATAACAGTAGCCTCTGTTTCAGCAAATTATGGTTTAGGTAATCCAGCTGAGTATCAAGGTATGGTTATGTTTTTAAAAAATGGTTTTAAAATCTCACAAAAAGATATGCTTATAAAACTAGTTGAAATGGGCTATACAAGAAATGATAACTTTTTTGATAGAGGAAATTTTAGAGTAAATGGTGATGTAATTGATATTTATCCAGCTTATTTTAACGATGAAGCAGTAAGAATTGAATTTTTTGGTGATGAAATAGATGAAATTTATCATTTTGATTTTTTAGAAAACAAAAGAACTAAAACTATAAATAAATTTATTTTATATCCAGCAAGTCAGTTTATTGTTGGTCAAAATAGGCTAAAAGAAGCTATAAAAGGAATAGAAATAGAACTAGATGAAAGACTTAAATTTTTCAAAGATACTGGAAAGTTAGTTGAAGCACAGCGTCTTAAACAAAGAGTTGAGTTTGACTTAGAAATGCTTAGAGCAACTGGCTCAACAAAAGGTGTTGAAAACTACTCTAGATATATTACAGGTATGAAGCCGGGTGGAACGCCATATTCTATGTTTGATTACTATGAGATAAAAAACAAAGATTATTTAGTAATTGTAGATGAAAGTCATGTAAGTTTGCCACAATTTCGCGGTATGTATGCAGGAGATAAAAGCAGAAAAGACACTCTTGTTGAGTATGGTTTTAGACTTCCATCAGCTCTTGATAACAGACCACTTAAATTTGAAGAGTTTATAAATAAAAAAGGGAAATTTCTATTTGTTTCAGCTACTCCAAATGATCTTGAAATAGAGCTTTCAAAAGGTAAGGTATTTTACCAAATACTTCGCCCTACTGGACTTTTGGATCCTGAAATAATTTTAAAAGATAGCGATAACCAAGTTGAAATCTTATACGATATGGCTAAAGATGTGATAGCTAAAAATGAACGTGTTTTAGTAACTGTTCTAACAAAAAAAATGGCAGAAGAGTTAACAAAATATTATCTTGAACTTGGAATCAAAGTAAAATATATGCATTCAGACATTGATGCAATACAAAGAAATGAGCTAATTAGAGGTCTAAGACAGGGAAAATTTGATATGTTAATAGGCATAAACTTACTTAGAGAAGGACTTGATTTGCCAGAAGTTAGTTTAATAGCCATAATGGATGCTGATAAAGAGGGATTTTTAAGATCTCGAACAAGCCTAATTCAAACAATGGGAAGAGCTGCAAGAAATGTAAATGGGAAAGTTGTAATGTTTTATAAAAAAATTACAAATTCAATGAAAGAAGCCATTGATATTACAACACAAAGAAGAAAATATCAAGATGAATACAACAAAAAAAATGGTATAACACCACATTCAGCAACTAGAAACTTAGAAGATAGCTTAAAAATAGAAGATGAAGCTGAAATTTTAAGAGCAAGTAAAAATTTAGAAAAAATGCCAGCAAGTGAAAGAGCAAAAATCATAAAAGAGCTAAGAAAACAGATGCTTGAAGCAGCATCAAATTTAGAGTTTGAAAAAGCAGCAAGTTTAAGAGATGAAATAGCAAAGATGAAAGAGATTTAA
- the dksA gene encoding RNA polymerase-binding protein DksA gives MKKTELEHFKNILEQRKQEIIDNINDSTKQIDELRQNGAVDEFDVASISTDSDLEYSISSKQKIELNAINESLRKIANGTYGICEMCDENISIARLKAKPNVKLCITCQEISEKNNN, from the coding sequence ATGAAAAAAACCGAGTTAGAGCATTTCAAAAATATTCTTGAACAAAGAAAACAAGAGATTATTGATAATATTAATGATTCTACAAAACAAATTGATGAGTTAAGACAAAATGGCGCTGTAGATGAGTTTGATGTGGCGAGTATAAGCACAGATTCTGATTTGGAATATTCAATAAGCAGCAAACAAAAAATAGAGTTAAATGCAATAAATGAATCTTTAAGAAAAATAGCAAATGGAACTTATGGAATATGCGAAATGTGTGATGAAAACATATCCATTGCGAGACTTAAGGCAAAACCTAATGTAAAACTTTGCATAACTTGTCAAGAAATTTCAGAAAAAAACAACAATTAG
- the recO gene encoding recombination protein RecO: MQGYILRVQKVKDEDCIVYILTDELLVCCYRFYGARHSKITLGYKLDFELENSINFLPTLKNTMHLGYSWLLDRDRLLYWQGFIRLFYNHLKDLEEVNKFYFEILDQSAIKIGKQNPKRVFLESYIQILKFEGRLHDEEICFFCDKKIESEKIALARAFLPAHEKCIGKNGFIKNKIYEYYKNISTINLNDEEVDKLYEILNEGF; this comes from the coding sequence ATGCAAGGATATATTTTAAGAGTTCAAAAAGTAAAAGATGAAGACTGTATAGTTTACATTTTAACAGATGAGTTATTAGTTTGCTGCTATAGATTTTATGGTGCAAGACATTCTAAAATTACACTAGGATATAAGCTTGATTTTGAACTAGAAAATTCAATTAATTTTTTACCAACTTTAAAAAATACGATGCACCTTGGATATAGTTGGCTTTTAGACAGAGATAGGCTTTTATATTGGCAAGGGTTTATTAGGCTTTTTTACAATCACCTAAAAGACCTTGAAGAGGTTAATAAATTCTACTTTGAAATTTTAGATCAATCAGCTATAAAGATTGGAAAACAAAATCCAAAAAGAGTTTTTTTAGAAAGCTATATTCAAATTTTAAAATTTGAAGGAAGACTTCATGATGAAGAAATTTGTTTTTTTTGTGATAAAAAAATAGAAAGCGAAAAAATAGCATTAGCAAGAGCTTTTTTACCAGCTCACGAAAAGTGTATTGGCAAGAACGGTTTTATAAAAAATAAAATTTATGAATATTACAAAAACATCTCAACAATAAATTTGAATGATGAAGAAGTTGATAAACTTTATGAAATTTTAAATGAAGGGTTTTAG
- the accD gene encoding acetyl-CoA carboxylase, carboxyltransferase subunit beta has translation MNFGDIFSKIRRKQADPSEAPTHWIKCPNCHSLMYYKEVEASFNVCPKCAHHMRLSARERISILEDEGTFVEFDKNLEPVDPLKFVDKKSYKKRISEGESKTGRQSSVISGEIEIYGIAAQIVVFDFAFMGGSLGSVEGEKIVRAVKRCIAKTQPLIIISASGGARMQESTYSLMQMSKTSAAIKKLGEYKLPYISILTDPTMGGVSASFAWLGDIIIAEPGALIGFAGQRVIKQTIGADLPEGFQRSEFLLEHGLIDAIVPRGEHKKYLSDILELLGAHRKENVKMDTIELKIEDKEIEENKEEIKE, from the coding sequence ATGAATTTTGGTGATATATTTTCAAAAATAAGAAGAAAACAAGCAGATCCAAGTGAAGCTCCTACACATTGGATTAAGTGTCCAAACTGTCATTCTTTGATGTATTACAAAGAGGTTGAAGCATCATTTAATGTCTGTCCAAAATGTGCTCATCATATGCGATTATCAGCAAGAGAAAGAATTTCTATTTTAGAAGATGAGGGAACTTTTGTAGAATTTGATAAAAATTTAGAACCAGTTGATCCATTAAAATTTGTAGATAAAAAATCTTATAAAAAAAGAATAAGTGAGGGAGAAAGCAAAACCGGAAGACAAAGCTCAGTCATTAGTGGTGAGATTGAAATTTATGGTATTGCCGCTCAAATAGTTGTATTTGATTTTGCATTTATGGGTGGATCTTTGGGGTCTGTTGAAGGTGAAAAGATAGTAAGAGCAGTTAAAAGATGCATTGCTAAAACACAACCTCTTATAATAATAAGCGCAAGTGGCGGAGCAAGAATGCAAGAAAGTACTTATTCTTTAATGCAGATGAGTAAAACATCAGCTGCGATTAAAAAACTTGGAGAGTACAAACTTCCTTATATTTCTATTTTAACAGATCCAACAATGGGTGGAGTAAGTGCTTCTTTTGCTTGGCTTGGAGATATTATTATAGCTGAACCAGGTGCTTTAATAGGCTTTGCAGGACAAAGAGTTATTAAACAAACCATTGGTGCTGATTTGCCAGAAGGTTTTCAAAGATCTGAGTTTTTATTAGAACATGGTTTAATTGATGCAATTGTTCCAAGAGGTGAGCATAAAAAATATCTAAGTGATATTTTAGAACTTTTAGGTGCTCATAGAAAAGAAAATGTTAAAATGGATACTATAGAGCTGAAAATAGAAGATAAAGAGATAGAAGAAAACAAAGAAGAGATAAAAGAGTAA
- a CDS encoding tRNA dihydrouridine synthase — MIDFSKKPLFLAPLAGFSDIALRGVVKRFGCDVTTSEMISSNALAHNDKKTIKMLEKNEEEVPYIVQIAGNNTDIIKEAVLVLNKFDFIDGIDLNCGCPATKIVKNGSGSALLKDINLLKEILLTIKEYSNKKYLSIKIRLGFDEKIPEILVNEIEKCGVDYIAIHGRTKVGGYSSKIDYEAILRAKNTTFIPIIANGDISYKNAKEVLNYTKADGLMIGRASIGNPWIFYEIKHNEKVSDKIKKEIILCHFDEMIKHYKNQGIVIFRKHLHQYSKGYDGASEFRNEINHINDENLMREKIEQFF; from the coding sequence ATGATTGATTTTTCTAAAAAGCCACTTTTTTTAGCTCCTTTAGCTGGATTTTCAGACATTGCTTTGAGGGGTGTTGTAAAGCGTTTTGGTTGTGATGTTACAACCAGTGAGATGATAAGTTCAAACGCACTTGCTCATAATGATAAAAAAACTATTAAAATGCTTGAAAAAAATGAAGAAGAAGTTCCTTATATTGTTCAAATAGCAGGAAATAATACTGACATTATAAAAGAGGCTGTTTTAGTTTTAAATAAATTTGATTTTATCGATGGTATAGACTTGAATTGTGGCTGCCCTGCTACAAAGATTGTCAAGAACGGTTCCGGATCTGCGCTTTTAAAAGATATAAACCTATTAAAAGAAATTCTTTTAACCATAAAAGAATATTCCAATAAAAAATATTTAAGTATTAAAATCAGACTTGGTTTCGATGAGAAAATTCCTGAAATTCTAGTTAACGAAATAGAAAAATGTGGTGTTGATTATATTGCTATTCATGGCAGAACAAAAGTTGGAGGATATAGCTCAAAAATTGATTATGAGGCTATCTTAAGAGCTAAAAATACAACTTTTATTCCAATTATTGCAAATGGAGATATAAGTTATAAAAATGCAAAAGAAGTTTTAAATTATACAAAAGCTGATGGACTTATGATAGGTAGAGCTAGTATTGGAAACCCATGGATTTTTTACGAAATAAAACATAATGAAAAAGTTAGCGATAAGATAAAAAAAGAGATTATTTTATGTCATTTTGATGAGATGATAAAACACTATAAAAATCAAGGAATTGTTATTTTTAGAAAGCATCTTCATCAGTATTCAAAAGGATACGATGGAGCTAGTGAATTTAGAAATGAGATTAATCATATAAATGATGAAAATTTAATGAGAGAAAAAATCGAACAGTTTTTTTAA
- a CDS encoding tetrahydrodipicolinate N-succinyltransferase N-terminal domain-containing protein gives MNKIKNIDEFNKFVDEIKKSKFYKEPIAWAFGRVNKGIVDTKKTLSVDYAVVNYKENLGSAAVVLWALNECGVKLNLNDSEAVFEIDDKITKKVLSIFEFLKDEAEGNKHKNLQNLMVINEILTNSEYGDENHFCVTFLFSDEKPKSVASVYLKLYLLSLGKVELRSINLDGAFGVLPNVAWDEFAKPVELEWLRENEIFLKMSGAYPVISSVDKFPRFLNHIIPDDSIRILDAAKVRMGAQIANGTTVMPGASYINFNAGTTGKVMIEGRVSSSVIVGEGTDIGGGASILGVLSGTSGNPISIGKRCLLGANSVTGIPLGDDCIVDGGIAILEGTKVYIDEKNGTLLGKINPNFDFKNEIYKAKELANLNGLHFRQNSQTGQITASLSKKAVKLNKDLH, from the coding sequence ATGAATAAAATTAAAAATATAGATGAATTTAACAAATTTGTTGATGAAATTAAAAAAAGTAAATTTTATAAAGAGCCGATAGCTTGGGCTTTTGGAAGAGTTAATAAAGGCATTGTTGATACAAAAAAAACTTTAAGTGTTGATTATGCAGTTGTTAATTATAAAGAAAATTTAGGCTCAGCAGCAGTTGTTTTATGGGCTTTAAATGAATGTGGTGTTAAGTTAAACTTAAATGATAGTGAGGCTGTTTTTGAGATAGATGATAAAATTACAAAAAAAGTTTTAAGTATATTTGAGTTTTTAAAAGATGAGGCTGAGGGAAATAAACATAAAAATTTACAAAATTTAATGGTTATAAATGAAATTTTAACTAATAGCGAGTATGGTGATGAGAACCATTTTTGCGTTACTTTTTTATTTAGTGATGAAAAGCCAAAAAGTGTTGCAAGTGTTTATTTAAAACTTTATCTTTTATCTCTTGGTAAGGTTGAGCTTAGAAGTATAAATTTAGATGGAGCTTTTGGAGTTCTTCCAAATGTTGCCTGGGATGAGTTTGCAAAACCTGTTGAGCTTGAATGGCTAAGGGAAAATGAGATATTTTTAAAGATGAGTGGAGCTTATCCAGTGATTTCAAGTGTTGATAAATTTCCAAGGTTTTTAAATCATATTATTCCTGATGATAGTATAAGAATTTTAGATGCCGCAAAAGTTAGAATGGGTGCTCAAATAGCAAATGGAACAACAGTAATGCCAGGAGCAAGTTATATAAATTTTAACGCAGGAACTACTGGAAAAGTTATGATTGAAGGAAGAGTTTCAAGCTCAGTTATAGTTGGAGAGGGAACTGATATTGGCGGTGGAGCAAGTATTTTAGGTGTTCTTAGTGGCACAAGTGGAAATCCAATAAGTATTGGAAAAAGATGTCTTTTAGGAGCAAATTCTGTTACTGGAATTCCATTGGGAGATGATTGTATAGTTGATGGTGGAATTGCTATTTTAGAGGGCACAAAAGTTTATATTGATGAAAAAAATGGAACTTTACTTGGCAAAATAAATCCAAATTTTGATTTTAAAAACGAAATTTATAAGGCAAAAGAGTTGGCAAATTTAAATGGGCTTCATTTTAGACAAAATAGCCAAACTGGACAAATAACTGCAAGTTTAAGCAAAAAAGCAGTTAAATTAAATAAAGATTTACATTAA